The sequence GTAatttactgtaggctatcaaacTACAATAAAATACCGTGATGTATGATACAGTTGTGATGTGTTTTTCATAGTGAAAGGATGTAATGGGGTTCACAGAATATTTGGTATTTCACATTAGTTTACTGTAAACAGCTTCACagtattgctgttgttttgcagTAAAATACTGTGACATATGATACAGTTGTGACGTGTTATCATGGTGATAGAATGTAATGGGGTTTACAGAGTAAACTTTTCACAGTAGTTTACCGTTCACAGCTTcacagtatttattttttttagcagGAAATTACCTTAAACAGGTTTACAGTATATTTCTTTTTAATAGTAATTTACCTTAAAAGCAACTGTCTTAAACTGTAAAAATTACAGTTGGGAATATAGCTTACCGTAATGTCCTTTACATTGTCACCGTATTTCTTACAGTAAAGTTCTGGCAACCACAGCTGCCAGTATTCTACCGTAAATTTTACAgatatttttttacagtgtagacTGAAACGCAGCATTTACGGATTGAAGCAGTCTCCTAGATGCTGGAACATTGTTTTGGATGAGAAACTAAGGAAGATGGGATTCCTGCAAACAAAGAGTGATCCCTGCATTTACACAGCACCTGAAGGTGAGACGTTTTTAGTTGCAGTGTATGTGGATGGTATTATTTTGGGTGGAGGAAGTGACAGACGCATGACAGAGGTGAAGAAGGACCTGGCAAAGTACTTCGATATGAAGGACATGGGAGAGCTCAAGCACTTCCTGGGAGTGAAGATCATACAACATCCAAATGGAAGCATTTGGATGGGCCAGACATCTTACACGAAGAACATTCTGGGAAGATTTGAAATGGATAATACTAAGACTGTCACTACCCCAACAGACACAAGTACAAAGCTTCTGAGGATTCAGAAAAAGTGGAGAAAGCACTGTACCAGAGTGCTGTGGGTAGCCTGCTCTACCTGTCAACAAGAACAAGACCTGACATAGCATTTGCTGTAAGCAATGTAGCCAGTTTCTGTTCTGACCCAACTAAGCAGCACTGGACAGCTGTGAAGCGAATCCTGAGATATTTGAATGGAACACAGCCACTAGGTCTACTCTACAGCaagaacacagagaaagagtgcaTTGGATACTCCGATGCAGATTGGGCTGGAGACCTAGATGATAGAAAATCTGTGTCAGGATACATGTTCAAGATGAGTGGCGCAGCAGTAAGCTGGAAGAGTAAGAAACAGTCATGTGTTGCTCTCTACAGCAGAGGCTGAGTATATGGCATTAGCCAGTGCTGCACAAGAAGCAGTCTGGATGCGACAGCTGCTTTCAGATCTAAAGAACTGTCCTGCAGGAGCAACAGTGATCTATGAAGACAACCAGTCAGCTATCTGCATGGCCAGGAATCCACAATTCCATGGGCGTGCGAAACACATCGACATAAAGCATCATTTCATTCGAGATCAAGTTGCGAGTGGAGCCGTGGATCTAAA comes from Alosa sapidissima isolate fAloSap1 chromosome 7, fAloSap1.pri, whole genome shotgun sequence and encodes:
- the LOC121714160 gene encoding LOW QUALITY PROTEIN: secreted RxLR effector protein 161-like (The sequence of the model RefSeq protein was modified relative to this genomic sequence to represent the inferred CDS: inserted 2 bases in 1 codon) is translated as MTEVKKDLAKHKYKASEDSEKVEKALYQSAVGSLLYLSTRTRPDIAFAVSNVASFCSDPTKQHWTAVKRILRYLNGTQPLGLLYSKNTEKECIGYSDADWAGDLDDRKSVSGYMFKMSGAAVSWKSKKQSXVLLSTAEAEYMALASAAQEAVWMRQLLSDLKNCPAGATVIYEDNQSAICMARNPQFHGRAKHIDIKHHFIRDQVASGAVDLKDCKTDDMIADMLTKGLTQVKFIKLREMAGLKPLD